AATTTCTCGGAAAGATCAATAGGATATTTGATCAAAGTACATTTGCGACTAACGCAGTCGAGAAAGATACCAGGCTAGGAAAGAGAAGCGCCAGATCTTATCCTTTATTTGTCATCAAGATTGATGGACCAGCTCACGTGCAAGATCTTATTCAGAGCACCTCAAAGGATATTATCCACTTGTCAGATGgtaaattaataaatatactGATTCTGAAAGTAATATATTCGTTCCTTAAGGATCAAGGCTTTCTGACTGAGATTCCTACCCAGCTAAATGATGATAATTGCGATCGTATAGACCAATTGGGTACTCTTGAAGAACCTATATTTATGGATAATGATTTTCATCGAGATTTTGTAATAAGGAACAATGTCAAAATGgcaaaatataataaggTTAGCCATGCTAACATTAGCCACCCATGGAAAAGGCAAAGGTTGGATTATCCTGTTCGCAGAACTTCAAAATGGTGGAAGGAAAGGTCTGTAAATGAACTACACCAATCAAGAATATCTACTAAGTTTGCACCTATAAAGAAATGGGCCGCATACGAAAAATTGCATGTATTTGATTATAAAGACAGGTTTCTGAGTAGGTCTGATGATTTGAAGGAGGTAGATGTCGTAAATCAGGTTGATCAGAAGTTTATCCTACTAAGACAGAAATCGGCGCGTGGGAACTTCgaattatatataatcgATCAGCATGCCTGCGATGAAAGAATAAGATTAGAATCctttttgaaacaatatatttgtGATATAATGGCCAATGCATTGGCtgtacaaaaaatattccaaAGTAGGATTGAGATAGCCATCTCcgagaaagaaaattttgagCAATACCGCCATGAATTTTCTAAATGGGGTATATACTATAATGTTGTTCATTCTAATAACAACTATTCATTGGATATTTTTGCTTTGCCTGATATGCTCGCCGATAAGATTAAAGCTAATGAAGAACTTAAGGATATGATGCTACAgcatatatttgatttaaaaGATGGTTCACGATCCAGGATTAAAACAATTTCTAGTTTGGATGCACAATTTTTATCAGGTGGTTGGTGGAGCAACGTCAATAAGATTCCATCATTTATTAGAAGATTCTTTGACAGTAAAGCTTGTAGAAGCGCTATAATGTTCGGAGATACATTGAACTTGCAGGAATGTCGAGACTTGGTTAGGAGATTAAATGGATGCATTCAACCTAATTTTTGTGCCCACGGAAGACCGTCTGTTGTTGAACTAATTGGTCATCAACATCAGTGGGAACTGAAAAACTTCACTGCTGATTACGACTATGATTAACGACATCAATGTCACCAAGACCCttaaattacaaaatttcttttttttggtcTTCGATTTCATGATTTACGATTTTTCTCGTTTTTACTGCGAAAATTTTAGAATTTACAGGACTATGCGTATATGcatgcgatgagcttaaAACAGAGCTTTAAACAGAGCGTATGCACATAGGGCCTCCTTGCTTGGTGCTCATTTGCCTGTGCATGCGATGTCTTTAAGATAAAATCATGACAGTCACTGAATCATATTTGCAAATTTCTGAATATTTTGACATTAATGAGACGTCCTGGGGAGGACGGGCATGCTTCAGTAAAAGAGATCTTAACAATGGGCAAGTTGTGTTAGAAGTTGAAGATTGCATGGGAACATCCATTGATTATGATTTTCGTAAGGAGGTCTGTCATTACTGTTATAAGTACAATAATGGGAAATCGATGAAAGTTAAAATTTCCTTTAACGATTTACAAGATTGCTTGTATGAGTTTCCACAGCTCGCTACTTACAAAGCAAAATTTAAAGGAGCCGGACTCTGGTTTTGTTGCGATACATGCCGTGATAAATATTTAAGCATCCATAATATTACTGAACTTATAGAATCCTATGAGATACTGTTAGAATCGTTTATGCGCATGATAAAGAATAAGAGCCTTCTAGAAGAGCAGGAACAAGATTACAATGGCATAACGATCACGAAGGAATATATAGACAACACCTGGGAAGATATAACGACTCGATGGATACCTATGGTAAGAAAAACGAAAGCCACAAAAAGAGCGAAATTCCTACCGCAAATTTCCGAAGATGAATACAACTGTTGTCGATTTGTTAGTGAAACGCTATTCCGAATAAAGCATCTGGATCCTGGCTCAGATACATTAGAAGCATTCCATAACCTCCAGTCGAATgaattatcaaaaatacagAAATTTCCAGTTTTGCTCAACTTTCAAGTCTTGGTCTTTAAGACTCTATTTGTTTTATTACCAGACAATTTAAAAAACTCCCTCACTGTTCAAGCGTTCAGGCATATTTTAGGCAGCGAATACGGGAATGCTTTTGGAATTTGGCAAGATACTGAAGCTGTGGATAGCAGAGAATACTTTGGTTATTGGGTTTTCCCTAAAGCATCCTATTTCAATCATTCATGTGACCCCAATATAACAAAAACCAGAATAGATAGAAAAATGGTATTCACACTTAATAGAGATGTGGCATGTGGAGAAGAGCTAAACATCGACTATTCAGGTGTATTAGATTTG
This is a stretch of genomic DNA from Nakaseomyces glabratus chromosome M, complete sequence. It encodes these proteins:
- the MLH3 gene encoding mismatch repair protein MLH3 (CAGL0M01980g~Ortholog(s) have role in meiotic mismatch repair, reciprocal meiotic recombination and MutLgamma complex, nucleus localization) gives rise to the protein MIHVLPKETWQVLRADTQITGIDSVLRELLQNAVDAGASTVDVSFSIKKNMCMVADDGCGMTRKDLDLLGRPHITSKIRNFRDLERFGNGNGTMGFRGEAIFAISQISELTMMTKHSDFRAHYWRDFPMTSVLTTEEDIRSSLHAQYLSTTPFYEDIWARSSGTVVIVSDLFKYIPVRKKTLENVPVATITDSIREDFYQILVRNPNLKLNIFTFDDNYKNFEFLNHVKEQYLHSLGSIPIHNAFIRVYGHVVPDPSIKIVKLSFREYNITGLISNCQVRSKSFQFVFVNGRRYSNSEFLGKINRIFDQSTFATNAVEKDTRLGKRSARSYPLFVIKIDGPAHVQDLIQSTSKDIIHLSDGKLINILILKVIYSFLKDQGFLTEIPTQLNDDNCDRIDQLGTLEEPIFMDNDFHRDFVIRNNVKMAKYNKVSHANISHPWKRQRLDYPVRRTSKWWKERSVNELHQSRISTKFAPIKKWAAYEKLHVFDYKDRFLSRSDDLKEVDVVNQVDQKFILLRQKSARGNFELYIIDQHACDERIRLESFLKQYICDIMANALAVQKIFQSRIEIAISEKENFEQYRHEFSKWGIYYNVVHSNNNYSLDIFALPDMLADKIKANEELKDMMLQHIFDLKDGSRSRIKTISSLDAQFLSGGWWSNVNKIPSFIRRFFDSKACRSAIMFGDTLNLQECRDLVRRLNGCIQPNFCAHGRPSVVELIGHQHQWELKNFTADYDYD
- the SET6 gene encoding Set6p (CAGL0M02002g~Ortholog of S. cerevisiae : SET6, C. albicans SC5314 : C1_02080W_A/SET6, C. dubliniensis CD36 : Cd36_01940, C. parapsilosis CDC317 : CPAR2_106710 and Candida tenuis NRRL Y-1498 : CANTEDRAFT_117784), which encodes MTVTESYLQISEYFDINETSWGGRACFSKRDLNNGQVVLEVEDCMGTSIDYDFRKEVCHYCYKYNNGKSMKVKISFNDLQDCLYEFPQLATYKAKFKGAGLWFCCDTCRDKYLSIHNITELIESYEILLESFMRMIKNKSLLEEQEQDYNGITITKEYIDNTWEDITTRWIPMVRKTKATKRAKFLPQISEDEYNCCRFVSETLFRIKHLDPGSDTLEAFHNLQSNELSKIQKFPVLLNFQVLVFKTLFVLLPDNLKNSLTVQAFRHILGSEYGNAFGIWQDTEAVDSREYFGYWVFPKASYFNHSCDPNITKTRIDRKMVFTLNRDVACGEELNIDYSGVLDLPVDRRQKFLFENWFFVCGCNRCNSDLKLVH